From Sulfuracidifex tepidarius, one genomic window encodes:
- the rpoA1 gene encoding DNA-directed RNA polymerase subunit A', which translates to MSEHEKVIRKIKFGIISPDEIRKMSVTAIITSDVYDEDGTPIEGSVMDPRLGVIEPGQKCPTCGNTLGNCPGHFGHIELVRPVIHIGFVKHVYEFLKATCGRCGRLKLPQDDILKYERIYNAIKNRWPSAAKRLNEHIKKTAMKANQCPHCGAKQIKIKLDKPYNFYEERTEGLQRLTPSDIRERLEKIPDSDVELMGYDPKTSRPEWMVLTVLPVPPVTIRPSIMIESGIRAEDDLTHKLVDIVRINERLKESIDAGAPQLIVEDLWDLLQYHISTYFDNEIPGLPPSKHRSGRPLRTMAQRLKGKEGRFRGNLSGKRVDFSSRTVISPDPNISIDEVGVPEHIAKMLTVPERVTNANIERMRQYVINGPEAWPGANYVIRNDGRRIDLRYVKDRKEFASALSPGFVIERHLIDGDVVIFNRQPSLHRISMMGHRARILPGRTFRLNILVCAPYNADFDGDEMNLHVPQSEEAIAETKELMIVHRNILTPRYGGPIMGGGQDYISGAYLLTVKTTLLTKEDVMKILGVVDFHKDIGEPAILSPKPLYTGKQVVSLFLPDDFNFHGQSNVSSGPRLCKDEDCPHDSYVVIKEGKLLEGVFDKKAIGNQQPESILHWLLREYPEDYGLWIMDNLFKAFLRFIEIQGFTMSLDDVTLPADATKEIAEQSDKAKKEVENLILQYNERKLEPIPGRTLEESLENYILDALDKLRNSAGEIATRHLDPFNYAYIMARTGARGSVLNITQMAAMLGQQSVRGERLTRGYMHRTLPHFKPYDISPEARGFVYSSFRTGLNPVEVFYHAAGGREGLVDTAVRTSQSGYMQRRLINALSDLRAEYDGSVRSLYGELIQLAYGEDGVFPMQSAHGKSVDVNRLIERVVGWRK; encoded by the coding sequence ATGAGTGAACATGAAAAAGTAATAAGAAAAATAAAGTTCGGAATAATCTCTCCAGACGAGATAAGGAAGATGTCAGTTACAGCAATAATTACATCTGATGTCTATGACGAAGACGGAACCCCAATAGAAGGAAGTGTCATGGACCCAAGATTAGGAGTTATAGAACCTGGGCAGAAGTGTCCTACTTGCGGGAATACTTTAGGAAATTGTCCAGGTCACTTCGGTCATATAGAGCTAGTACGTCCTGTGATACATATAGGCTTTGTAAAACACGTTTATGAATTCCTAAAGGCCACATGCGGAAGATGTGGTAGGCTCAAATTACCTCAGGACGATATTCTTAAGTATGAACGTATTTACAATGCTATAAAGAACAGATGGCCTTCAGCTGCGAAGAGGCTCAACGAACATATAAAGAAGACAGCAATGAAGGCTAATCAATGTCCTCATTGTGGAGCTAAGCAAATAAAAATCAAGCTGGATAAACCTTATAATTTCTACGAGGAGAGGACAGAAGGACTTCAAAGACTTACTCCGTCAGACATTAGGGAACGACTTGAGAAAATACCAGACTCAGACGTAGAGCTAATGGGATATGACCCAAAGACGAGTAGACCAGAGTGGATGGTTCTCACAGTTCTCCCAGTACCCCCTGTGACTATAAGACCATCAATCATGATTGAGAGCGGAATTAGGGCAGAGGACGATCTAACTCATAAATTAGTTGATATAGTCAGAATAAATGAAAGATTGAAGGAGAGTATCGATGCAGGAGCACCGCAACTTATAGTAGAGGATCTTTGGGACCTGCTACAGTATCATATCTCAACATACTTCGATAATGAAATCCCTGGCTTGCCACCATCTAAGCATAGGTCAGGAAGACCTTTAAGGACAATGGCACAGAGGCTGAAGGGCAAAGAAGGAAGATTCAGGGGAAATCTTTCTGGTAAGAGAGTAGACTTCTCTTCTAGAACTGTAATCTCGCCTGATCCAAACATAAGCATAGACGAGGTAGGTGTCCCTGAACATATTGCGAAGATGCTCACAGTTCCAGAGAGGGTAACTAACGCAAATATTGAAAGGATGAGGCAATACGTCATAAATGGACCAGAAGCATGGCCTGGAGCTAACTATGTAATAAGAAACGACGGGAGAAGGATAGACCTTAGATATGTGAAAGATAGAAAAGAATTTGCGTCAGCCCTTTCTCCAGGCTTTGTAATAGAGAGACATCTAATTGATGGTGATGTAGTAATCTTCAATAGACAACCTTCACTACACAGGATTTCCATGATGGGACATAGAGCTAGAATATTACCTGGGAGGACGTTCAGGCTAAACATATTGGTATGTGCTCCATATAACGCAGACTTTGATGGTGACGAAATGAATTTACATGTACCTCAGTCAGAAGAAGCCATAGCCGAAACTAAGGAGTTGATGATAGTACACAGGAATATACTCACACCAAGGTATGGAGGTCCTATAATGGGAGGTGGACAAGATTACATAAGCGGGGCTTATCTACTGACCGTGAAGACAACCCTACTAACCAAGGAAGACGTAATGAAGATATTAGGGGTAGTAGACTTCCATAAAGATATAGGAGAACCTGCAATTCTCTCTCCTAAGCCTCTGTATACTGGTAAGCAAGTGGTAAGTTTATTCCTTCCAGACGACTTCAACTTCCACGGCCAGTCTAATGTCTCAAGCGGACCCAGACTTTGCAAGGATGAGGACTGTCCTCACGACTCATACGTAGTTATAAAGGAGGGTAAATTGCTGGAAGGGGTGTTCGATAAGAAAGCCATAGGTAATCAACAGCCTGAAAGCATTCTTCATTGGCTACTGAGGGAATACCCAGAAGATTATGGACTGTGGATAATGGATAATTTGTTTAAAGCTTTCCTTAGATTTATCGAGATTCAAGGTTTTACAATGTCTTTGGATGACGTCACATTACCAGCTGATGCGACTAAGGAAATAGCTGAACAGTCAGATAAGGCTAAGAAGGAGGTAGAGAATTTAATTTTACAATATAACGAGAGAAAATTGGAACCAATACCTGGAAGAACATTAGAGGAAAGTCTTGAAAACTACATATTAGATGCTTTGGATAAGCTGAGAAATTCGGCCGGGGAAATTGCTACCAGGCACTTAGATCCATTTAACTACGCTTACATAATGGCAAGAACTGGGGCTAGAGGAAGCGTTCTCAACATCACTCAAATGGCTGCAATGCTGGGACAGCAGTCTGTTAGGGGAGAAAGGCTAACAAGGGGTTACATGCACAGAACTCTACCTCACTTCAAACCTTATGATATATCACCTGAAGCTAGAGGATTTGTCTATTCGTCCTTCAGAACCGGATTGAACCCAGTTGAAGTATTCTATCATGCAGCAGGAGGTAGAGAAGGTCTAGTTGATACTGCGGTTAGAACTTCACAGAGCGGATACATGCAGAGAAGGCTTATAAATGCTTTATCTGACCTCAGGGCGGAATATGATGGAAGCGTCAGAAGTCTTTACGGAGAATTGATTCAGTTAGCTTATGGTGAAGACGGAGTGTTTCCGATGCAGAGCGCTCATGGTAAGTCGGTAGATGTAAATAGGTTAATAGAGAGAGTAGTAGGGTGGAGGAAATGA
- the rpoA2 gene encoding DNA-directed RNA polymerase subunit A'', whose translation MTPEIENYLKERLSQLEKIVPPKILQDIENGVKASDIDLTKEEIDKILNLAIDEYERELVNSGESVGVVAAQSIGEPGTQMTLRTFHYAGVRELNVTLGLPRLIEIVDSKKTPSTPMMTIYLTDEYKTDRDNALDVAKRLEYTRVENVVGSTSIDIASMSIIFEFDKDMLSDKGITLDDVKKVLSKLKLGDVTIEDVDENSISITFNDVDSVTALFKMREKILSAKIKGIKGIKRAIVQKRGDEFVIITDGSNLEGVLSVKGVDQSRVETNNVHEVEETLGIEAGREIIIKEIKRVLDEQGLDVDIRHIMLVADIMTRTGIVRQIGRHGVSGEKTSVLARAAFEVTVKHLLDSAARGDMEEFRGVVENIIIGHPIKLGTGMVELMMKPSLG comes from the coding sequence ATGACTCCTGAAATTGAAAATTATCTAAAAGAGAGGCTATCTCAACTAGAAAAAATAGTTCCTCCTAAAATACTTCAGGACATAGAGAATGGCGTAAAGGCTAGCGATATAGATTTAACAAAAGAGGAAATAGATAAAATACTAAATCTTGCTATAGACGAATATGAGCGTGAGTTAGTGAATTCTGGAGAGTCAGTCGGAGTAGTTGCAGCTCAATCTATAGGAGAACCAGGGACTCAGATGACTCTGAGAACTTTCCATTACGCCGGTGTTAGAGAACTTAACGTTACTCTCGGTCTACCTAGATTAATAGAAATAGTTGACTCAAAGAAAACTCCTTCTACTCCAATGATGACGATTTATCTAACTGACGAGTATAAGACCGATCGAGACAATGCTTTAGATGTAGCAAAGAGACTCGAGTATACTAGAGTGGAGAACGTAGTAGGTTCTACGAGCATCGATATAGCTTCTATGTCAATAATTTTTGAATTTGATAAAGATATGTTATCAGATAAAGGTATAACATTAGATGATGTGAAAAAAGTCCTTTCCAAATTAAAGTTAGGAGATGTAACTATTGAAGATGTAGACGAGAATTCAATTTCAATTACGTTCAATGATGTAGATAGCGTAACTGCTTTGTTTAAAATGAGAGAGAAGATATTGAGTGCTAAAATTAAAGGTATTAAAGGAATAAAAAGGGCAATAGTACAAAAACGAGGAGACGAATTTGTAATTATAACTGATGGATCTAATTTGGAGGGAGTACTTTCAGTTAAAGGTGTAGATCAGAGTAGAGTTGAGACTAATAATGTCCATGAAGTGGAGGAAACGTTAGGAATAGAGGCTGGTAGAGAAATAATTATTAAGGAAATTAAAAGGGTGCTAGATGAACAAGGCTTAGATGTAGATATAAGGCATATAATGCTTGTAGCTGATATTATGACAAGAACTGGGATCGTAAGACAAATAGGTCGCCACGGAGTAAGCGGTGAGAAAACTAGTGTATTAGCAAGAGCAGCTTTTGAAGTAACCGTGAAACATCTACTTGACTCAGCGGCAAGAGGGGACATGGAAGAGTTTAGAGGAGTAGTAGAAAACATTATAATAGGGCATCCTATTAAACTGGGTACTGGTATGGTAGAATTAATGATGAAACCAAGTTTAGGGTGA
- a CDS encoding 50S ribosomal protein L30e encodes MSQQLTFEGELKVLLKTGKVVIGSRNCLKMLKTGKLKMVVVASTLRSDIKDDIIYFAKISGIPFYEYGGSGWDLGTLSGKPFMVSAMGIEDEGSSRILEIGNRGE; translated from the coding sequence ATGTCTCAACAGTTAACATTTGAAGGGGAATTGAAAGTCCTCTTAAAGACGGGAAAGGTAGTAATTGGATCAAGGAATTGTCTCAAGATGTTAAAGACGGGAAAACTAAAAATGGTGGTAGTAGCTTCTACATTGCGCAGTGACATAAAAGATGATATAATCTATTTCGCTAAAATTTCTGGCATTCCTTTTTATGAGTATGGAGGAAGCGGATGGGATCTTGGGACTTTAAGCGGTAAGCCTTTCATGGTATCTGCTATGGGGATAGAGGATGAAGGCAGTTCTAGGATACTCGAGATAGGAAATAGGGGTGAATGA
- a CDS encoding NusA-like transcription termination signal-binding factor — protein MPEIRLTPEEMRYISLFQDITKAAVKDCIIDQENNRIIFLVDSKDMGMAIGKSGINVKKLKKSLGKDVEIVAFSDNLDDMVKFLMSPARVRSIRLVNSDSKKSVYVTVDPQDKGIAIGKSGKNVVRAKLILKRYMDIDNVVIV, from the coding sequence CTGCCTGAAATAAGGCTAACTCCAGAGGAAATGCGATATATTTCTTTATTTCAGGATATTACTAAAGCTGCAGTTAAGGATTGCATTATAGATCAGGAGAATAATAGAATAATATTTCTTGTTGATAGCAAAGATATGGGTATGGCTATAGGGAAGAGTGGAATTAATGTAAAGAAATTAAAGAAATCCCTAGGAAAAGACGTTGAAATAGTAGCTTTCAGCGACAATCTAGACGATATGGTGAAATTTCTCATGTCTCCTGCGAGGGTTAGAAGTATAAGGCTGGTGAACAGTGATTCTAAGAAATCAGTTTACGTTACTGTAGATCCGCAAGATAAGGGTATTGCAATAGGCAAAAGCGGAAAGAACGTTGTAAGGGCTAAGCTAATTTTAAAGAGGTATATGGACATTGACAATGTGGTAATAGTTTAA
- a CDS encoding 30S ribosomal protein S12, translating into MAGNKSPKGIYAARKLKLKRLRFRWNQRKFKIRMLALKEKFDPLEGAPMARGVVLEKVGIESRQPNSAVRKCVRVQLVKNGRVVTAFVPGDGGVNFIDEHDEVVIAGIGGTLGRSMGDLPGVRFKVIMVNGVSLDALYRGKKQKPSR; encoded by the coding sequence ATGGCAGGTAATAAGTCACCAAAGGGGATTTATGCAGCAAGGAAGTTGAAGCTTAAGAGGTTAAGATTCAGATGGAACCAAAGGAAGTTTAAGATAAGAATGCTGGCTTTAAAAGAAAAGTTTGATCCACTTGAAGGGGCACCGATGGCTAGAGGAGTAGTCCTGGAAAAGGTAGGTATAGAGTCTAGACAGCCCAACTCAGCAGTAAGAAAGTGTGTCAGGGTTCAGTTGGTTAAGAACGGTAGAGTAGTCACTGCTTTCGTTCCTGGAGACGGTGGAGTTAACTTCATTGATGAACACGATGAAGTGGTAATTGCAGGGATAGGCGGGACTTTAGGGAGGTCAATGGGAGACCTGCCGGGAGTCAGGTTTAAGGTAATTATGGTAAACGGAGTTTCGTTGGACGCATTGTATAGAGGAAAGAAGCAAAAGCCCTCTAGGTAA
- a CDS encoding bifunctional nuclease family protein, whose product MNNNENLSKVINIDAFFIPIYNSPAIICYLEDNRQFMLSNVTPEIVFAIRKLNNKDGVLDDRENIFDILNFVPELRQDLENHINRVIINDLNDKIGVYSATIEINFGNSILIEKRMIPSHAIYLGLLTKKPIYVKKELVDEQERENRNGEE is encoded by the coding sequence ATGAATAACAATGAAAACCTATCGAAAGTCATAAACATAGATGCGTTCTTTATACCCATTTATAATTCACCTGCTATAATATGCTACTTAGAAGATAATAGACAGTTCATGTTATCTAATGTCACCCCAGAAATTGTTTTCGCTATAAGAAAATTAAACAATAAGGACGGAGTTTTGGATGATAGAGAAAATATATTTGATATCCTCAATTTCGTTCCAGAACTAAGACAGGATTTAGAGAATCATATAAATAGAGTCATTATAAACGATTTAAATGATAAAATTGGAGTTTATTCAGCAACAATAGAAATAAACTTTGGTAACTCCATCTTGATAGAAAAAAGGATGATCCCGAGCCATGCGATTTACCTCGGCTTACTGACTAAAAAACCAATTTACGTCAAAAAGGAGTTAGTAGATGAACAAGAAAGGGAAAATAGAAACGGGGAAGAGTAG
- a CDS encoding 30S ribosomal protein S7, giving the protein MESAEITPVSIKVFGKWDTKVEIRDPSLKRYIPLMPTYLPHSGGRHEHRRFGKSRISIVERLVNNVMRPGRNKGKKQLAYNIVKMTFDIIHERTGENPLQVLVRAIENSSPREEVTRIMYGGIVYYVAVDVAPQRRVDMALRHLVTGAKDSSFNNPKPIEEALADEIIAAFNNDNKSFAVKKKEEIERIALSSR; this is encoded by the coding sequence ATGGAATCAGCGGAAATCACGCCCGTTTCAATAAAGGTTTTTGGAAAATGGGATACTAAAGTAGAGATTAGGGATCCTAGCTTAAAGAGATATATTCCATTAATGCCGACCTATCTACCTCATTCAGGAGGCAGGCATGAGCATAGGAGGTTCGGAAAATCCCGAATATCGATAGTAGAGAGGCTAGTCAATAACGTAATGAGACCAGGTAGAAATAAGGGTAAAAAACAACTAGCATACAATATTGTTAAAATGACCTTTGATATTATCCATGAGAGAACAGGAGAAAACCCTTTACAAGTGCTTGTTAGAGCTATAGAAAATAGCTCTCCACGTGAAGAGGTTACTAGAATAATGTATGGAGGAATAGTGTATTATGTTGCAGTAGACGTAGCTCCACAGAGGAGGGTAGACATGGCTTTGAGACACTTAGTGACAGGAGCTAAGGACTCTTCTTTCAATAATCCTAAGCCTATTGAAGAAGCACTTGCAGACGAGATCATAGCAGCTTTCAATAACGATAACAAAAGCTTCGCAGTAAAGAAGAAGGAGGAAATAGAAAGAATAGCTCTAAGCTCTAGGTAA
- the tuf gene encoding translation elongation factor EF-1 subunit alpha, which produces MSQKPHLNLIVIGHVDHGKSTLVGRLLMDRGFLDEKTVKEAEEAAKKLGKETEKYAFLLDRLKEERERGVTINLTFMKFETKKYFFTIIDAPGHRDFVKNMITGASQADAAILSISAKKGEFESGMSAEGQTREHIILAKTMGIDQMIVAVNKMDLTDTPYDQKRFNEVVDTLTKFMKGFGFNMSKVKFVPIVAPTGENVTKRSEHMPWYNGPTIEDCLDMLEVPPKPVDKPLRIPIQEVYSKSGVGTVPVGRVETGVLKVNDKIAFMPAGKVGDVRSIETHYTRIEKAEPGDNIGFNIRGVDKKDIKRGDVAGHPDKPPTVADEFTARIIVVWHPTALPEGYTPVLHLHTASVACRISEIVSKLDPKTGKEVEKNPKFIKQGDVAIVKMKPIKPLCAEKFNEFPALGRFAMRDMGKTVGVGVINDVTPAKIEIK; this is translated from the coding sequence ATGTCGCAAAAGCCTCACCTTAATTTGATCGTAATAGGGCATGTAGATCACGGTAAAAGTACGTTAGTCGGAAGGCTGTTAATGGACAGGGGTTTCCTTGACGAAAAGACAGTGAAAGAAGCCGAGGAAGCAGCAAAGAAGCTTGGGAAAGAAACTGAGAAATACGCCTTTCTTCTAGATAGACTTAAGGAAGAGAGAGAAAGAGGCGTAACAATAAACTTAACTTTCATGAAATTTGAGACTAAGAAGTACTTCTTCACTATTATAGACGCTCCCGGGCATAGGGACTTCGTCAAGAACATGATCACTGGCGCAAGTCAGGCTGATGCTGCAATTCTCTCGATTTCAGCAAAGAAGGGTGAATTCGAGTCTGGAATGAGCGCAGAAGGACAGACTAGGGAACATATCATCCTAGCTAAGACTATGGGAATTGATCAGATGATAGTAGCAGTAAACAAGATGGATTTGACTGATACTCCTTACGACCAGAAGAGATTCAATGAAGTTGTAGACACTTTGACAAAGTTCATGAAGGGATTCGGTTTCAACATGAGCAAGGTCAAGTTCGTTCCAATAGTAGCTCCAACTGGGGAGAACGTAACTAAACGCTCAGAGCATATGCCATGGTATAATGGACCTACAATTGAAGATTGTCTAGATATGTTAGAAGTCCCTCCGAAACCCGTTGACAAGCCTCTGAGGATTCCAATTCAGGAAGTATACTCCAAGTCAGGTGTAGGAACAGTTCCAGTCGGAAGAGTAGAAACTGGTGTGCTTAAAGTAAACGACAAGATAGCTTTCATGCCCGCAGGAAAAGTAGGTGATGTGAGATCAATAGAGACCCACTATACAAGAATAGAGAAAGCTGAACCAGGAGACAACATAGGCTTCAACATTAGAGGTGTAGATAAGAAAGATATAAAGAGAGGAGATGTAGCGGGTCACCCAGATAAACCTCCAACAGTAGCTGATGAGTTCACAGCAAGAATAATAGTTGTATGGCATCCAACAGCTCTTCCCGAAGGTTATACCCCAGTCCTCCACTTGCACACGGCTAGCGTAGCATGTAGAATATCTGAGATAGTATCAAAGCTAGACCCTAAGACCGGTAAGGAAGTAGAAAAGAATCCAAAGTTCATAAAGCAGGGAGACGTAGCTATAGTTAAGATGAAGCCAATAAAGCCTTTATGTGCTGAGAAGTTCAATGAGTTCCCAGCTTTAGGAAGGTTTGCAATGAGAGATATGGGTAAGACAGTAGGAGTAGGAGTTATAAACGATGTAACTCCCGCAAAAATAGAAATCAAATAA
- the rpsJ gene encoding 30S ribosomal protein S10 gives MPSKARIRLWSTNVKDLNYVVGQIKNIVDKTGVSMRGPVPLPTSTMQVPIMRLPHGEGHKKWEKWEMRMHKRIMDIAADERIMRQLMRVRVPEDVYIEIELI, from the coding sequence ATGCCTTCTAAAGCCAGGATTAGACTTTGGAGTACCAATGTAAAAGATCTTAACTACGTTGTAGGACAAATAAAGAACATAGTGGATAAGACAGGGGTTAGCATGAGAGGTCCAGTTCCCCTACCAACTTCTACAATGCAAGTTCCGATAATGAGACTTCCTCACGGCGAGGGACATAAAAAATGGGAGAAATGGGAGATGAGGATGCATAAGAGAATCATGGATATAGCTGCAGATGAACGAATAATGAGACAACTCATGAGAGTAAGAGTACCAGAAGATGTATATATAGAGATCGAATTGATCTGA